The genome window GCTCCGCTGAACTCGCTCCGGGCGCTTCCTGCTTCCCTCTCCCATGGGCTCCCCAGGTAGGtgccgcccggcccggcccccactGCCCGGtacgccccccccccgggatggCCTGCACCCCCCGGTACGGCCCCCTGCTTCCTCCCATAGGGGGCAGCCCCCCTCCAGGTGCAGGAGGCCCCCCGCCCCGCTACAGCTCCCCCCCTCCGATAGGGCCCATCTCCCCCTttaccagccccccccccaaccgcGCGGTAcagcccccccacttcctcctaGCACCCCCCCCCGGGATAGTTCTCCCCCGAGCCTCTGGGGTTTGCTGCATCCATTGCGGAAGGGGGGGATCTCagtgagccccccccccgccttctccCACCTCCAGGTGTGGGGCTCTCCTGCGGCGGCGGGGGCGGGCAGGCTGTTCTCTCCCTGCTGTGGGTCTGCTCATGCTGGCTCcggtgggggtgggtctgggttaCACCTGCtgggtcctgggggtggggacatgtctgggagccaggacccctgggttcttctctccctggctgggagcgggAATGGGGATccggtgggttagagcagggggtgctgggagccagcacttggggctgGGGCCTCTTCTGtggagctccccacccccccagctcagccccactttggggctcccccagcccagctctcctggtcccctccccccacatctggTCAGGCCCCAGAGGGGCTCCCCCAGACAACAAAGGCCACaaatcagccccccccccactcctgagaCACCCCAACCCAGGGACGAACAGGAGCAATAGACTGGGGCAAAAGCTCCTTGGGGCACCCCTCTCATGCCACCCAGGGGTGAGGGGTGGTCTGAATCCTGCTGAGGTTGCTGGGTGAGGGGGGCAGCCATGACCTTGGGTGGCCCCcagtgtgggggaaagggagagaggccTCCTCCCCTGACCCCACTCGGGTGCCCCTCTTTGAtccaggctggcagggggcccCACCTGGTGCCGTtgcctgccccatggggtatagGGCCCCAGCCCCCTTGCTGGAGCCATAGCTCTGGGGCACAAGATTCAGTGGGGCAAATGAAGGGGTGTTATTCCTGGCActtactggggtggggggagtggggcatggTCCAATTTGGgataagtgtgtgggggggagtctCCCTAAATGTGCCAGGGGGCTCGGGAACCACCTGCTCCTCGTGTCCAAGGCTGAGGCTCAGTTTGTGGGGCTCGATCCCAAGGTCCCCCATCCCTTCAGGGGGGGTTGCACCTCTCTGGGCTCCCCGTATTCTGGGCCTGGCCCCTGGGGAGCAGAAACTACCCGAAGTGCAGTGCCCTCTGGCCACACCCCTGATCTGCCCCAAGTAGGGGGCCAGGGCCTGACCCCACTTCACCCTGCAGGGGCGATTCTTGGGGGGGGATGCACCCCTATTCTGGCCCATTCGCGCTGCTGGAGGGTGAGTTTAACAGGGGGGATGGATCTGTGTCTTAGGGTCCTGCTAGACTCCGCTCCCTCTCCCAtgggcagccccacccccagcctccttaTCCCTCCCCCAGAATCCGGGATTTCCCattcattactctgctgtttCATAACCCAAGGTGGTGGGGAACGCAGCCTTCGGCCTTACGAAGCGGGGTTTTCGCAGCAATCGTGCCcccctgtttaaaaaaaccctttgttaACCCCTCCAAACAagcatttctcccccaccccccgcctatTCTGTggagctccccacacccccagctcagccccactttggggctcccccagcccagctctcctggTCCCCTCCCCCTACATCTGGTCAGGCCCCGGAGGGGCTCCCCCAGAGAACAGGCCACAATTcagccccccccactcctgaGACACTCCAACCCAGGGACCAACAGGAGCAATAGACTGGGGCAAAAGCTCCTTGGTTAACCCTTTGTTAACCCCTCCAAACAagcatttctcccccaccccccacctgtgtgttttattttaattgcaaTGATATTTATTAAACGATTGTCTCGTGACTGTCATGTTTGTGATGGGTGACTGATCagctgtggggtgtgtgtgtgtgttttgtttgaacTTTGGGGGGGGGTTCGCtgtggggcaggctgtggggtacAACCCGCCTGCCACCACTGAGATGGACAGGAGCTAACTCACCCCAACCCACACAGCGATAGGGGAATAGACCCCAGGAGagacaccccacccacccccaggagcGTGGGACCCGAGGGTAGAGATTTAAAGGCCAGAGGGGACAACGATGGCTGGGCCGAGGGGATGGCCGGGCCCCGGAGGGGATCCGCCCCTCCCGATGCTTCCTGGAGCCGAAGGTTCAAATCCCGGCTGGGGCTGGGACAGTTGGCTGgctgtggaaggggtgggggtgtccgttgtctgtctgtctgtctgtctctagcCCACCCGGGAGGCGATGCCGGCGGCTTTGATGACTGTTCTTTTCTCTTCAGTGTCATTTGTTTTATCCAGGATGGCGGCATGCGGGGGTGCCACTAAAAATAAGCTCACGGTCTCTAAGCCCGTCTGGGACTTCCTGACCAAAGAGGCCCACTCCAAGCTGGTCAGGCTGAAGGAGGAGACCAAGCTGAGCATCCTGATCGATGGGGAGACCTCGGAGATCTACGTGCTGCAGCTCTCCACGCCGGCCCCCGGGGCCGGCAACGGCCTCTACCTGGCCCGCAAAGCCCTCAAGGCCTTGCTCAAGGAGACGGAGAAGGAGCTGAAGAAGGCACAGCGGCAGAGCGAGCTGGTGGGGTGCATGGCCCTGCTGGACAAACCCGGGGGCGAGCTGCGCCCACACGGGGCCGGCGTGGTCTCCCGGGGTCAGCAGACCTCTGGGGCCAGGGCGGGGggcccaggagggggagggggcctgggGGGGGCGGCGGGCTGCTCGCGGGAGGAAGAGCAGGAGAGCCAGTGCCCCATCTGCCTGGGCGAGATCCAGAACGTAAAGACTCTGGAGAAGTGCAAGCACTCCTTCTGCGAGGACTGCATCACGCGGGCGCTGCAGGTCAAGCGGGCCTGCCCCATGTGCGGGCGCTTCTACGGGCAGCTGGTGGGCAACCAGCCCGAGAACGGGCGCATGCTGGTGTCCAAGGACTCGAGCCTGCTGCTCCCCGGCTACGAGAAATACGGCACCATCATCATCCAGTACGTCTTCCCGCCTGGCATCCAAGGGGTGAGTTCTCCCCCGgcctctggccccagctctgcagtCCTCCCCCACCCGCCTGGCTGCAGCGAGGGGGGCTTGTTGGGGCAGTCAGCTGCAAGGGGCGGAGGTCTGGGTCAGCTTCCCTGCCTCCctagctctgctggtgcccctcaatcccaacccgcagccccctgctagcccagccctggattccccacacccccagccctgccggtgcccctcaatcccaacccgcagccccctgctagcccagccctgggctccccacgctccagccctgccggtgcccctatatcccagtcccctgctctccccatgtGCAGTGTCCCCACCAGGCTGCGTTGGCCCTTGGTACCCCCCCTTTCCTGTCCCCCCCATCTGCTAATTTTCCCTCCGCTCTGGGGTCACCTGGTAAATCTGGGTAAATCTAACTCCTCCCACATCCATCCAATCCCTGCCTTAGCCCCTGGGGCATGGCAGAGCCTTGGGCACGGCcctggcagggggcagcaccGGGGCACACCAGCCCTACCTTGTCCTGTCCCCTCTGGACTGGCGGCGCCCTGTGGCTCAGGGAGGCTGAGCACTGTGGAGGCCGGAAGCAGGTTGGCAGTGAGCAGAggacattccccctccctctccccaagagTGATACCCCCTGCGCCAGTTGCAGGGTCACCCGCCCCCGGGGTTCTGCAGGGCAGGAGGAGACCAAGCCCCCAGCTGGAGCAACCCAGGGGGCTGCCTGATGCCCGCAGTGAGCACTGGAGGAAACTCTGGCCCATGGGCAGCGTCACCCCTTGCCTGGCAGCAGAGTCTGTGCCAGGCTTCACAGCATCCCTGGTGTCTGattgccttccccccccccccccgttgcagGTGGAGCATCCCAACCCCGGCGTGCGGTACCCGGGCACCACGCGGGTGGCCTACCTGCCCGACTGCCCAGAGGGGAACAAGGTGCTGGCCCTGTTCCGCAAGGCCTTCGACCAGCGCCTGACCTTCACCATCGGCACCTCCATGACCACAGGCAGAGCCAACGTCATCACGTGGAACGACATCCACCACAAAACCAACTGCACCGGGGGACCCCAGCTGTAGGCAGCCGCCGCCCGCAGGGCTAAGGGgctgggggccagcagcagggggtgctgaTGACCCATCTGTGCTCCTGAGTGGGGCCCGACGGGCACTGGAAACCTGGGTGGGCTCAGTAGGGGgctctctcccctggcagtcagtgctggccctgtTCGAGGGGGCCCTGTGCTGCAGGGGGTGAgatgggggctcagtagggggcgctctccccttaCTGTCAGTGCTGACCCTAATTCCTCAATGTGGTGCTAGGGAGCGCTGTGCTGCATGGTGGGGGCCCAATGCCCCAGCGCcagggggctcagcggggggcgctcTGCCCTGGCTGTCAGCGCTGACCCCGATCCCCAGCGccggggggctcagcggggggtgCTCTGCCCTGGCTGTCAGCGCTGACCCCAATCCCCAGCGccggggggctcagcggggggcgctctgccctggctctcagcactgatcccaatccccagccccggggggctcagcagggggcgctctgccCTGGCTGTCAGCGCTGACCCCAATCCCCAGCGccggggggctcagcggggggcgctcTGCCCTGGCTCTTAGCGCTGACCCCAATCCCCAgtgccagggggcgctgtgctgcgtgTCAAGACGCTTGTGACCCTGGCAGCTCCCGGGGCCCTTTCTTCAGGAATTGGGACACAAACCACCCCATGCCCTGGCCAAAGGCCCCCCTGCGGGTGCCGCGGTTCCTGTGCATGGCAGTGCACAGCTGAGGTggccaagctggggggggggctgctgtggctgtgggggggacaggtgaggctggggagctgtccaggcgggggtggggctgtgcATGGCTGATGTCTCCCCTGTGTGTCTCCTAGATTCGGGTACCCCGACCCCACGTACCTCGCCCGGGTGCAGGAGGAGCTACGAGCCAAAGGCCTCACTGAGGATTAACCCTTTCTCTGCTGCGGCTCCTGCTGTGGGGCCAGGGGGTGACCCGGGGGGGGTCAGGACAGCCCCACAGCATCTCCTGTCCAGCTGGGCCCGGGGCGGCCACGCGTCCCTCAAGGCAAGggttgtgtgtgcagggggtgaggggggtgtgGCTGTACCGGGTGTGTGGGATCGGGggttgtgtgtgcagggggtgaggggtgtgtggCTGTACCGGGTGTGTGGGATCGGGggttgtgtgtgcagggggtgaggggtgtgtggCTGTACCGGGTGTGTGGGATCGGGggttgtgtgtgcagggggtgagggtggtgTGTGGGATCAGGggttgtgtgtgcagggggtgtgtgggatcgggggttgtgtgtgcagggggtgaggggggtgtgGCTCTACCGGGTGCATGGGATCAGGGGTTGTGTGtgcagaggggtgaggggggtgagggtggtgTGTGGGATCGGGggttgtgtgtgcagggggtgagggtggtgTGTGGGATCAGGGGTTGTGTGTGCAGCAGG of Natator depressus isolate rNatDep1 chromosome 20, rNatDep2.hap1, whole genome shotgun sequence contains these proteins:
- the DTX3 gene encoding putative E3 ubiquitin-protein ligase DTX3 isoform X1; translation: MPAALMTVLFSSVSFVLSRMAACGGATKNKLTVSKPVWDFLTKEAHSKLVRLKEETKLSILIDGETSEIYVLQLSTPAPGAGNGLYLARKALKALLKETEKELKKAQRQSELVGCMALLDKPGGELRPHGAGVVSRGQQTSGARAGGPGGGGGLGGAAGCSREEEQESQCPICLGEIQNVKTLEKCKHSFCEDCITRALQVKRACPMCGRFYGQLVGNQPENGRMLVSKDSSLLLPGYEKYGTIIIQYVFPPGIQGVEHPNPGVRYPGTTRVAYLPDCPEGNKVLALFRKAFDQRLTFTIGTSMTTGRANVITWNDIHHKTNCTGGPQLFGYPDPTYLARVQEELRAKGLTED
- the DTX3 gene encoding putative E3 ubiquitin-protein ligase DTX3 isoform X3 is translated as MAACGGATKNKLTVSKPVWDFLTKEAHSKLVRLKEETKLSILIDGETSEIYVLQLSTPAPGAGNGLYLARKALKALLKETEKELKKAQRQSELVGCMALLDKPGGELRPHGAGVVSRGQQTSGARAGGPGGGGGLGGAAGCSREEEQESQCPICLGEIQNVKTLEKCKHSFCEDCITRALQVKRACPMCGRFYGQLVGNQPENGRMLVSKDSSLLLPGYEKYGTIIIQYVFPPGIQGVEHPNPGVRYPGTTRVAYLPDCPEGNKVLALFRKAFDQRLTFTIGTSMTTGRANVITWNDIHHKTNCTGGPQLFGYPDPTYLARVQEELRAKGLTED
- the DTX3 gene encoding putative E3 ubiquitin-protein ligase DTX3 isoform X2; amino-acid sequence: MGSPVSFVLSRMAACGGATKNKLTVSKPVWDFLTKEAHSKLVRLKEETKLSILIDGETSEIYVLQLSTPAPGAGNGLYLARKALKALLKETEKELKKAQRQSELVGCMALLDKPGGELRPHGAGVVSRGQQTSGARAGGPGGGGGLGGAAGCSREEEQESQCPICLGEIQNVKTLEKCKHSFCEDCITRALQVKRACPMCGRFYGQLVGNQPENGRMLVSKDSSLLLPGYEKYGTIIIQYVFPPGIQGVEHPNPGVRYPGTTRVAYLPDCPEGNKVLALFRKAFDQRLTFTIGTSMTTGRANVITWNDIHHKTNCTGGPQLFGYPDPTYLARVQEELRAKGLTED